Sequence from the Aquimarina sp. Aq107 genome:
ATTTGCCTGGGGGTTATCCAGAATCTTATTTAAGAGAATTGTCTAGCAATACAAAAATGCTTTCTAGTATTAAAGAATTTGCTCAAAATAATGGTCAGATCTATGCAGAATGTGGTGGAATGATGTATTTGGGGAAATCTATGATATCTGAAGATAATGAAGCTTTTGAAATGGTGAATTATTTTGATTTTGAATCTTCTATGGCGAATAAAAAACTGCATTTAGGGTATCGTGTTTCCAAAATTAATGGTCATACTTTTAAAGGACATGAGTTTCATTATTCTAGTTTAATAAACGATACAGAAACAACCATAAAGGCAGGAATTACAGATGCAAGAGGTGGTGACGCAACCGCTAAAATTTATAAAAAAAATAAGGTAATGGGCTCTTATGTACATCATTATTTTGGTACATCAGGAATACTTTTACAATTGATTAATGAAATAAATAAGTAACGTATGAAATGAGCATAAACAAAATTAATTTTTTGCTTATACACCGAAATAATTAAATTTTTTATGCGAAAGCGAAGCGGTTGATCTAAGCAGAAAATTTTTATTTGGTTCATTTTTAATGAAATAAAAATTTTTAAATAGATGAAAATTTACACAAGAAAAGGAGACAAAGGAACTACTGGGGTTTTTGGAGGAAAAAGAACCTATAAAAATTCCGCACGAATTGAATGTATCGGAACCTTGGATGAGGTAAATTCTACCATTGGTTTACTGCGTGCTAAACTAGGAAATGATCACGAATGGCAACCTAATTTACATCGTATTCAAAAAGATATGATGAATATGATGTCGCATTTGGCACGTCCATCAGATTCTAAAAAAGAAAATCCGAATCCAGAACCTAAAGATGGCGCTGAATTTTGTGAACAATGGTTAGACCAAATGGAAGATAGTATCAGTTCGCCATCGGATTATTTTTTATTACCAGGAGGGAACGAAATCTCTGCACTTTGTCACGTTTGTAGAACACAAATACGACGAGGAGAAAGAACCTTGGTTACTTTAATGCAAGAAGACCCTGAATCTGTGCACGATTACATTATGAGTTATGTAAACAGAATGTCTGATTTGTTTTTCACAATGGCAAGAGCAGAAATGGACAAACACGGTGTCGCGGAAGAAAAGTGGAACTTGTTTTTATATAAAAGAAAGAAGAAGAAAACAACAACATAGTATTATAA
This genomic interval carries:
- a CDS encoding cob(I)yrinic acid a,c-diamide adenosyltransferase; its protein translation is MKIYTRKGDKGTTGVFGGKRTYKNSARIECIGTLDEVNSTIGLLRAKLGNDHEWQPNLHRIQKDMMNMMSHLARPSDSKKENPNPEPKDGAEFCEQWLDQMEDSISSPSDYFLLPGGNEISALCHVCRTQIRRGERTLVTLMQEDPESVHDYIMSYVNRMSDLFFTMARAEMDKHGVAEEKWNLFLYKRKKKKTTT